The Ursus arctos isolate Adak ecotype North America unplaced genomic scaffold, UrsArc2.0 scaffold_25, whole genome shotgun sequence DNA segment ACAGCCCCTAGGAGGGCATGGGGGCAAGGAGGTAGGGGTAGGGAAGGCCCTCCAAGGTGCCTCTAAGACCTGCAACCCTGCCCCGAGTGGCAGTACAGCAGCCATGGCGATCTCGTGCTTTAGAGCCAGTGTGGAAGCTGTGACCCCAGGGCCCACGGACAGGACCCAGCTCTTCCCCGGTGGGGGACACAGCAGCCCCTTTTGATAGCCCCTTGCCCCATAGGAAGATGCCTGTCTTACCCTTGGCTGCTTGTTGGCCTCGCGCTGTCAACAGGCACCAGAAGGAACTAACTCTACTCCTACCCCTTTATGTGTGTGGGAATTGGGTGCTCTTTTGACAAAAGCAGCACAAAGGAGAAAGTTCAGGCTTGCGCACAGGGGTCTtacctttaaagaaaatgtaattcacCATAACCATGACCTCCGTGCTATCCAGGTCCTTAGCCAAGTCCACAATCTTGCCTTCGGTTTGCTTTGCCACGTAATCATTGATCTGCTTCTGGGCCTCTGCGGGGTCCCCAAAGTTGGTGGGGAAGGTGTCTGCCAGGTACAGCGTCTTCACGGCGTTCACGAAGGTGTCCTGCAGGTGCACCGTGGGGCTGATGAACAGGGCGTTGCCGAGGCGCAGCTGGATGTCCCTCCTGGGCCGGGCGAGCTCCTGCAGCAGCTCGTGGGAGGCGTTGTGGAGCTCCTCCTCTGAGCCCTCCTGGGGACTGAGGCCCAGGCCCTCTAGGATCTGCACCTTTGTGCGCGATCGCGCCCCCAGGGCCAGCATGGCCAGGGCGGTGGAGATGCTCAGAGGGGAGAAGAAGACGTTCTGGTCGGGGGCAGCCGTAGCCAAGGCCCTGTAGAGGTCGAAGGCGAAGTCCCTGCTGGCGGGCGCCACCGTGCTGAGCACGGGCGGCTCCTTGACTCTCTTCTTTGCCTCCCGGGAGCGGGGGCGGTGCAGGCTAGCACCTGGGGGGCTGAGAAGCAGCAGGCATAGAAGGAGGCACAGCTGCATTGTGGCTGCTGCTCTTCCTGAAAGGCAAGTGGGACGGCGTCCTCAGGGGTCTGCCCTGCGGGTGCTGGGGGATCGGGGCAAAGTGTGGAAGGCCCATGACCCAGAGTTGTGACCACCCGCCGTGCCGCATCTAAGGGAGATGATGAGCccggggggttgggaggggggttTAAGGAGAGCCGTGGGGGCTCAAGGACAGAGACTCGGGGCACGTGGGCATCTAAGggtcaggagagggaggagaaggcagagccTGCAGACCCGTGGTGGGGGCTGGTCACTGGGGCAGGGGTCCTCTCATCCACATCAGGGTACATGCTACGGGGGCGTGGGGTGTGGGAGTGCACGGCTCCCCTCCTTCGGCCTGATCGGCATCTCTGAGGTTCCCAGGGTATGAGAAGTCACCTTTCCAAGTGGACTGTGACTGTCACTTCAACCCCTGGGGGCAGCATTTTTGCAAGGTCTGGTGCTTCTTCTATGAACTCAGATCAACTACCCGCCATGGGCCCCTCAGACGGCTGGTCTAGCCTTGTTCACTCAGCAAATAGATAATGGGCATCTCCCACATGGCAGGCAGGGAGCCAGGCTCCAGAGAGTCATTGGTGAACACGCGGGTGCCAACTgggtctttccttcctcccccctgggaaaggggtgTGCTAGGACCCCGGGGCCATCCTCGCATCTCGTCAGAGgcacctccccccaaccccatgaGGAAATTCTGCCCTCTTAATGTGAGCACCCCAACTTCCCTCCTATTCTATGatggctgaattgtgtccccccaactCCTATGTCGAGGTCTTAAcctccagcacctcagaatgggactgtatttggagacagggtcttggAAAAGGTATTGAAGTCAAAATGAGGTCATACACGCAGGCCTTGATCCAATCTGGCCGGTGTCCTTGGGAGAAGAGATTGAgacccagacacacacagagggaaggcccCATGAGGACCCAGGCAGGAGACTGGCATCTGCGAGTCGAGGAACCAGCCCAGCCGACACCTTGAGCGGAGACCTGTTTCCTGTTCTGTGATGCTTTGTTAGGACAGCCCGAGCCAAGACATCTCCTCTTCCTTCCGTCCCCCAGATGAGGAGGCCTCCTAGGTGGGCCCTGGGGGGTCTTCagcccctcttccccttcctctctcctgtctACCTACCTagacccctcccctccaaccAGAACCCTTCCTGTGCCCGGGCCTCCTGTGCTCACGATCCGCCTAGGACCAGCCCAGACTCTGCAGCCCGGCCTCCTGCGTTCAGAGCTCCGCCCCGCTACTTCCCACGAGTGCGGTGTAGGGCAAGTCAGCCACGCCCCGTGGCACTGCCCCACCTGTACAACGGAGGGGACACGCGTACCTGTGCCAGGGCGTGGCTGGGGGCTTTAAGTATCCACATAGGACAAGGGTTGTGGCTGGGCCCGGCTCATCCCTGGTGCCGTGGCAGGGTCAGCCGTGGCTGTGGCTGTGGTGGAAGGGTCAGCCGTGGCTGGGACAGCTTCCAGTCAAAGCCCCACCGAGATCCCCCAGTTCCTCCGCTGTGCCGTGGGGTACACGCTCTCACCACACCCTTGCTCTCATGTGGGCCTGGCAGCCTGTCTGCTGAGGAAAGCCCTTGACGGCGAGGACTCCCTCCAGCTGGGTCTTCCGCCACGAACACAACGTCATCAGGTCCCCAACCTCAGGGTCCTGCCAGAGTCCCGTGACCCCCCCAAACCCCAACCCCAAAGGGCCCCAAACAGCTGCATTGGACATGGCATGCTAAGTGGCCcactgctgggggcggggggggggctccagTGATCTTGGGGGTCTGGCAGACCTGGGCTGCTGTCCTGTCTTTGAGCAAAATCGAGTGACCTGAGCAGGCCACGCCCACCAACCCTGGCCTCTGCATTGCACCTGAGCTCACAAAGGAGGCTCATTCAGAATGTTCTGTCTGCAGAACTTCGAGCCACCCAGAGCCCCATACAGCAGCCTCCGCTGTCACGGGCCTGCCGTTGGCTGCGGCGCTGTCTCCTCGTAGCTGCCCCCATCAGCTTCACATGCACCCTCAGAGACAGGGGCTTCTACTAGCACCTTTCTACAGAGGGCATCTGAAACTCAGGGAGGCCGAGTCACTGGCTGTTGGGGACACAGCTTGAGCTCAGACCCAGATCTGACGCTCAAAGCCCATGCTCTAAACCGCCACGCCATTTGGCTTCCCCGGATCCCTGGCCCTCCTTCCGCGTGACAGCCCCCAGTCTTTGTGTCTCCCGCCTCACTGGCCAGCAGCAGAGCCGCTCATCCGCAGATAATTGAGCAACGGGTCCGGGCTTCCCAGGCTGACAACCCCTTTCTGCGTGCACCCTGGGAGTGCCTGTCTTTAAACGACATGGGTGGGTGTTGTAATCTCTGTGGCCTTTAAACTAGTTAATTTTATGGCACAGTGTGGTCCCTCCCGCAACGTGTTAGAGCCATCAATGTAGCAGGGGGCTGGGAGCGATCCTGGCGCtcaacccctcccccccttaTCACAGAGTAACACCCGGctgataattactttaaaagaaatgctttcaAAGAATAGTTGCAGACAATTGAGGGAGTGTCCTGCTTGCATGGAGCCCAAGGGCGGTTGGCTCGGCAGGACATAGAGTTCTGGCCTCCTGTCCTTGCAGCCGGCCTGGGGGCCTTGGGCCAGTCCCTGCCCCTCTGCAGGCCTCGGTTTGTTCTTAAACCACTCAAAGTCTAGCATGTCTTGTGGCCAGTGACCCTTCTCCCTGCCACTGAACCCCCCTCTCGCCTCCCACCAAACAGCAGAAGTCTGATGGGCCAGAGCCACGTTCCCAGGGCCCCCTGGGTCTCCCTGGACAGCGGGGTCTCTGTGCAAGGGGCTCCAGCCTCATCCACTCTCCCCTGGGCTGCAGGTTTGGGACCTAGAACTCTCACTCCATTTGGGCCCACTCCCTATCTCTTATTAAAGCCAGTTTCATTAAGGATCTATTAAACACTCTACAAATATTACTACATTTAACTGTCAACGAAGGAAGCGTCATGGAGACTGTTTTACAGATGGATAAACTGAGGCTGAGCAAAATGGTACAGCTTGTCCCAGCCAGTGAGTGATAGAATGGGGATTAAAATCCAGATTCCTGTGACAGGTGTACACATGGCTTCTTGTCTTCTTTTCATGGCTCTGAGACATGATACCTcgttcctcctttctcctgtaGCTCCTGGTGAGAATTCCTGGGTCTTGCCCAAGCTGTGACTTGTATGAGCTCCTTTATACTCCTCCACAGCAACACGGAGTTGGTATCATCATCATtgtgcagaggaggaaacagagggtCAGAGAGATCACTTCCGAGAAAGTGAAGGCCTCAGATCGCTTCCGAGAAAGTGAAGGCCTCAGGGTGCTCGGTTCTGGTTTCCCAGTTTCGAGCCCAGACCGTGCCAGCAAATGCCTGGGCCTCTGGTGGGAAATGCACAGCTCGACAGAGTTTTGTGCCAACTTTGAGCTGGGATGAGTCTGCTCCAGGCCCTGGGAGCTTGGCCCTTGGGAGACCGGCTCTCAGCCAGGAGATTGGAGCCTGGCCTGGCTGACCCTCTCCTAGGCCCCCAATTCCAGGGTTTCTGCACATAGGCCCCCCGGGTCCATGGGAGGAGAGCGGATCATTCAGGCTCATCTGGCATCCAGGCCGAAGTGACTTGAGCCAGCTGgtgtgggcaggggctgggcaggcGCTGAGGAAGTCCTCCCACTGATCCCCACCATCCGTGCACTCAAAATCGGCTGCATTTATTCCAAATGTTAGGCAACGAAGTCCTACTGGGTCAACTTTGGACTCAGCTGGGGGAGGCGTG contains these protein-coding regions:
- the SERPINA5 gene encoding plasma serine protease inhibitor, which translates into the protein MQLCLLLCLLLLSPPGASLHRPRSREAKKRVKEPPVLSTVAPASRDFAFDLYRALATAAPDQNVFFSPLSISTALAMLALGARSRTKVQILEGLGLSPQEGSEEELHNASHELLQELARPRRDIQLRLGNALFISPTVHLQDTFVNAVKTLYLADTFPTNFGDPAEAQKQINDYVAKQTEGKIVDLAKDLDSTEVMVMVNYIFFKAKWEASFDHKSTRKQDFHVTSETVVQVPMMRREDHYYYFLDRSLSCKVVGVPYQGNATAFFILPSEGRMGQLENGLNEKTLRKWLKMFAKRQLELYLPKFSIEGSYQLEKVLPMLGINDVFTSHADLTGITNHSSIQVSEMVHKAVVEVDESGTRAAAATETIFMFKSAPMSSQRVMFNRPFMMLIVENSTNVLFLGKVTHP